The following coding sequences are from one Virgibacillus necropolis window:
- a CDS encoding ABC transporter ATP-binding protein: MSTVNLSTITKSFGNVTAVNDLDLLIEEGEFFTFLGPSGCGKTTTLRMIAGFYYPTKGKVKFNEKDMTTVPPEKRNTGMVFQNYALFPHMTVFENVAFGLKVRKISKSDTKKRVLDVLKKVRLDQYMERQVSQLSGGQQQRVALARALVIEPDILLLDEPLSNLDARLRDEMRTEILRLQREYGITTIYVTHDQVEALTMSDRIAVFNHGVCQQIGTPTEIYNKPVNDFVAEFIGETTLLPISYEKTSGKELIFRSKTLGDFIYVKDTELNIATYDENDDLVMSIRPEAIQIDYNQITSEKNVFKGQVSLVQFTGASVHTYITVNEDVTIRTTDLNRGPSTYFKEGTEVSVYMPEDQIRVIPKARE, translated from the coding sequence ATGTCAACAGTGAACTTATCAACAATAACGAAGAGTTTTGGTAATGTTACGGCAGTCAATGATTTAGATTTATTAATTGAAGAAGGCGAGTTTTTTACATTTTTAGGTCCAAGTGGATGTGGTAAAACAACAACTCTTAGAATGATTGCCGGTTTCTATTACCCTACTAAAGGTAAAGTGAAATTTAATGAAAAGGATATGACGACGGTACCACCTGAAAAAAGGAATACGGGCATGGTTTTTCAAAACTATGCTCTTTTTCCACACATGACTGTATTTGAGAATGTTGCCTTTGGTTTAAAGGTAAGAAAAATTAGTAAATCAGATACTAAGAAAAGGGTTTTGGATGTACTTAAGAAAGTTCGGTTGGATCAGTATATGGAACGGCAAGTTAGTCAGTTAAGTGGTGGACAACAGCAACGAGTTGCTCTAGCAAGAGCGCTTGTTATTGAACCTGACATCTTACTTTTGGATGAGCCCTTAAGTAATTTAGATGCTAGATTACGAGATGAAATGCGTACCGAAATACTGCGGTTACAACGAGAGTATGGGATTACAACCATTTACGTTACACATGACCAAGTGGAAGCTTTAACCATGAGCGATCGAATTGCTGTATTTAACCATGGTGTGTGCCAACAGATAGGTACCCCAACAGAAATATATAATAAACCTGTGAATGATTTTGTTGCTGAATTTATAGGGGAGACAACACTGTTGCCTATTTCGTATGAAAAAACTTCGGGGAAAGAATTGATTTTTCGTTCTAAGACACTAGGAGATTTCATCTACGTAAAGGATACGGAACTTAACATAGCTACCTACGATGAAAACGATGATTTGGTCATGTCTATTAGACCAGAAGCAATCCAAATTGATTATAATCAGATCACCAGTGAAAAAAACGTTTTTAAGGGTCAAGTTTCACTTGTGCAATTTACCGGTGCATCTGTTCATACCTATATAACAGTTAATGAAGATGTGACAATTAGGACTACCGACTTAAATCGTGGTCCAAGTACATATTTTAAAGAAGGTACAGAAGTTAGTGTGTACATGCCAGAAGATCAAATACGAGTGATCCCAAAGGCAAGGGAGTGA
- a CDS encoding ABC transporter permease: MLNAEKRKTLYLLIPILLVLIGYVLYPSIETILESFKKNGVFSIHNYTDFFGPKAAANLQALWNSVYISLLSVLFSALIGVPLAYIFNRYDFPGRQFFSNIAIMPIVLPSLVGVMAFMFLYGEAGLVPNFIKDVLNLSEIPFSIGGVSGILLVHAYTMYPYFYMTTASALNNIDPSLEEAAYNLGSSKSKVFWKVTFPLLTPGLVAASLLVFMVSMASFSAPFLLAGGYRVLSLQIYFSKINGDLEMAATQSVILSAVSISFLLFMRWYQGRKDYRMASKGIGAHRSEVNNPILKWVMVTLGVIAMIILLLPHLTLLVLSLVPEGGWTWQTYPQAFSLENFKLLFEDPNIWDPVKNSLIMSVLACAGVFVFGIITSYALVKRSFIGKNLLDILVMIPWALPATVVGMNLILAFNEPSPFSFGKVLVGTFWILPLAYFIRFIPLVVRSTSAVLEQMDDSIEEAAQNLGAKWFYTFRRVVIPIIMPGVLSGTLLAFVQAVGEFPTSVLLYTIGNRPISIEIMNQLRMFNIGQAAAFGMIQVGLIAIVMYIAYKFFGVKSENTL; this comes from the coding sequence ATGTTAAATGCAGAAAAAAGAAAAACGTTATATCTACTAATACCAATTTTGTTGGTTCTAATTGGGTATGTATTGTATCCCTCAATTGAAACGATACTAGAAAGCTTCAAAAAGAATGGTGTATTTTCTATCCATAATTATACGGATTTCTTTGGTCCTAAAGCTGCTGCAAATTTACAAGCTTTATGGAATTCGGTCTATATATCCCTATTATCTGTTCTTTTTAGCGCTTTAATTGGTGTTCCGTTAGCGTATATTTTCAATCGTTATGATTTTCCAGGGCGTCAATTTTTCTCTAATATTGCAATCATGCCAATTGTTCTACCATCTTTAGTTGGTGTTATGGCATTCATGTTTCTATATGGAGAAGCTGGGTTGGTACCAAATTTTATTAAAGATGTTTTAAATCTTTCTGAAATTCCTTTTAGCATTGGTGGTGTTTCAGGTATCTTATTGGTTCACGCCTATACGATGTATCCTTATTTTTATATGACAACAGCCTCGGCGCTGAACAATATTGATCCATCATTAGAAGAAGCAGCCTATAATTTGGGCTCTAGCAAATCAAAGGTATTTTGGAAGGTAACATTTCCCTTATTGACTCCGGGACTGGTTGCAGCATCCTTATTAGTATTTATGGTATCAATGGCATCTTTTAGTGCACCATTTTTACTCGCTGGTGGATATCGTGTGCTAAGTCTGCAAATTTACTTTTCTAAAATTAATGGTGATTTAGAGATGGCTGCAACCCAGTCTGTTATCTTGTCTGCAGTATCAATATCCTTCTTGCTGTTTATGCGTTGGTATCAAGGACGAAAAGACTATCGCATGGCAAGTAAAGGTATAGGAGCTCATCGAAGTGAAGTGAATAACCCAATATTGAAATGGGTTATGGTTACGCTTGGTGTCATCGCGATGATTATCTTGTTATTGCCGCATCTTACTTTACTCGTATTATCGTTAGTTCCTGAAGGTGGTTGGACATGGCAAACGTATCCACAAGCGTTTAGTCTAGAGAACTTTAAGTTATTGTTTGAGGATCCAAATATTTGGGATCCAGTAAAAAATAGTTTAATTATGTCAGTCCTAGCCTGTGCTGGTGTATTTGTGTTTGGAATAATCACTTCCTACGCACTTGTTAAGCGTAGTTTTATAGGTAAGAATCTATTAGATATATTAGTTATGATTCCTTGGGCATTACCGGCTACAGTTGTTGGAATGAATTTAATTTTGGCGTTTAATGAGCCTTCTCCATTTTCGTTTGGGAAAGTTTTAGTTGGTACGTTTTGGATACTACCACTAGCCTACTTCATCCGGTTTATTCCATTAGTTGTTAGGTCAACATCAGCAGTTTTGGAACAAATGGATGATTCTATAGAAGAAGCAGCACAAAATCTAGGGGCAAAATGGTTCTATACCTTTAGAAGAGTAGTTATCCCAATAATCATGCCTGGGGTGTTAAGTGGTACATTGCTCGCATTTGTTCAAGCGGTAGGAGAATTTCCGACTTCTGTTTTACTTTATACAATTGGTAACAGACCGATTTCAATTGAAATCATGAATCAACTACGGATGTTTAACATTGGTCAGGCGGCTGCATTTGGAATGATACAGGTTGGTCTTATAGCAATAGTTATGTATATTGCATACAAGTTTTTTGGTGTTAAATCTGAGAATACGTTGTAA
- the argH gene encoding argininosuccinate lyase encodes MTIDKEKFEASEGISFPGKTYVESLLKPVFYDQKEHLLDAMFTIHKAHTTMLAEQGILNKNEAEQILVGIKQVELLDRKQLEYSTGYEDLFFLVESQIGERIGDELAGKMHIAKSRNDMGEAMYRIVIREFITRAISDAKGLSEAILSQAELHVESIMPAHTHTQPAQPTTFGHYLVAIYDNLQRDIKRLEQAYKTVNQSPMGAAAITTTGFPINRERMVELLKFDGLVENSYDAIGTGDYLMEAAQALISLTTNMGRWIQEFLRMASKEVGLLRVSDAYVQISSIMPQKRNPVSIEHSRAIASSAAAEGMAVLHMIHNTPYGDINDTEDDLQPHIYEGYRKGIRVLRLMRAVIITMNFNKERAHQQARENMITITELADVLARDYGVSFRKAHHKASVIARKVIKQDKELYDISLDQINSWLGDVELTEQDWKSIMDPVCFVKRRNITGGPNPDVVRGMIEARR; translated from the coding sequence ATGACAATAGATAAAGAAAAGTTTGAGGCAAGTGAGGGTATTAGTTTTCCTGGCAAAACTTACGTTGAATCATTGTTGAAACCAGTATTTTACGATCAAAAAGAACATCTATTGGACGCAATGTTTACGATTCATAAAGCACATACTACCATGTTGGCTGAACAAGGGATTCTCAACAAAAATGAAGCGGAACAAATATTGGTTGGTATTAAACAGGTGGAATTGCTTGATCGAAAGCAACTTGAATATTCAACAGGATACGAGGATTTATTTTTCCTTGTAGAATCTCAAATTGGAGAACGGATTGGCGATGAATTGGCTGGTAAGATGCACATTGCTAAAAGTAGGAATGATATGGGTGAGGCCATGTACCGAATCGTGATACGTGAGTTTATAACACGGGCGATAAGTGATGCAAAGGGCTTAAGTGAAGCAATATTGTCCCAGGCTGAACTCCATGTCGAGTCAATTATGCCTGCACATACACACACGCAACCTGCTCAACCAACGACTTTTGGTCACTATTTAGTTGCCATCTATGACAATTTGCAACGCGATATAAAAAGGCTAGAACAAGCTTATAAAACGGTTAATCAATCACCAATGGGTGCTGCAGCAATTACGACTACAGGGTTTCCAATTAATCGTGAAAGAATGGTAGAGTTGCTTAAGTTTGATGGTCTAGTAGAAAATTCTTATGATGCGATCGGTACTGGTGATTACTTGATGGAGGCAGCTCAAGCGCTGATAAGCTTGACAACTAACATGGGGAGATGGATTCAAGAATTCTTGCGTATGGCATCAAAGGAAGTAGGTTTGTTAAGAGTTTCCGATGCTTACGTACAAATTAGTAGCATTATGCCACAAAAAAGAAATCCTGTATCCATTGAACATTCAAGAGCAATAGCTAGTAGTGCAGCAGCAGAAGGGATGGCTGTTTTGCACATGATTCACAATACACCGTATGGAGATATAAATGATACAGAAGATGACTTACAGCCCCATATTTATGAAGGTTATCGAAAAGGCATACGTGTTTTACGTTTAATGCGAGCTGTCATTATAACTATGAATTTCAATAAAGAAAGAGCACATCAGCAGGCTAGAGAGAATATGATCACAATTACAGAGCTAGCAGATGTTCTCGCTAGAGACTATGGTGTATCTTTCAGGAAAGCTCATCACAAAGCAAGTGTGATAGCAAGAAAGGTAATAAAACAGGACAAAGAACTTTACGACATTTCTCTTGATCAAATTAATAGTTGGCTAGGTGACGTGGAATTAACAGAACAAGATTGGAAAAGTATTATGGATCCGGTATGTTTTGTAAAAAGAAGAAACATCACAGGTGGTCCAAATCCGGATGTTGTTAGGGGGATGATTGAGGCTAGAAGGTAA
- a CDS encoding PIG-L family deacetylase, protein MKKIIYLFLVLLLLVPLMTFAKSGKQEKVEQDVDLWNTLQPLDTTLSFLNTGAHPDDERSHLLAYLSRGLGIRTASLIANRGEGGQNEIGKELGNALGIIRSNEMIEASKVTGVEVFHLSQTTNDPIYDFGFSKSPDETLEKWGKELTYKRFIHRIRTNKPDILFTSFLDVDTQHGHHRAINQLTRKAFEDAADPTVFPEQLEEEGLSTWQVKKLYLPAEEENATTSIEIGIYDPIYGMTYPQLGEKSRYLHKSQGMGNDIPAEPETINLRLAKSVKDIPAEEDLFDGLAYDFSEIASQLNSKPLRAKLNHFQKTLEKVIDQYPNRDKAMKQAHMALHEARKLESKITNSELQEKVKEDILFRIDVKQQQLADVSKVASNLKVETVVEDATLVQNEQTKVTVSLENKGKHSLKDVSATLSLPEGWTINDIPKPFRLNAGEKRTIEFTVNVPADSGYFKPYDKPVIHSEVTYSVGPTAVEQSYQTDPTVAIMPDVSVQVNPNKLVVNTLDVPEQITVDSEVKNNTDGELDASVRLEVPEGWTVEPESAPVTFENEGETKTVSFTVSPSSDVNKGEFSINPIVNANGKSLSTYVQKIQYDHIDTSYYLYPAKVEGVAFDLNLPETLKVGYIDSGFDKVAGRLQGIGMDVTKLEQEDLQSGDLSKYDTIVTGVRAYLSREDLRTNNERLLQYVEDGGHLVVQYNKPWDNWDPEKTSPYKLVIGQPSIEWRVTKEEAEVNVLKPNHPFFNYPNNITKSDWSNWVQERGLYFPMEWDDRFETFVSMADPNEEPFNGGILMADYGEGTYLYTNLVWYRQIQNQVPGGYRIFSNLVSYPLHEE, encoded by the coding sequence ATGAAGAAAATTATTTATTTGTTTCTCGTTCTACTTTTGCTCGTACCACTAATGACATTTGCGAAATCAGGGAAACAAGAAAAAGTTGAACAAGATGTTGATCTTTGGAACACGTTACAACCACTAGACACTACGTTAAGCTTTTTAAATACAGGTGCGCATCCCGATGATGAACGTAGTCATTTACTTGCTTATCTTTCAAGAGGTCTAGGCATAAGAACCGCAAGTCTTATTGCAAACCGCGGGGAAGGTGGGCAAAATGAAATAGGTAAGGAACTTGGAAATGCGCTAGGAATTATTCGCTCAAACGAAATGATTGAGGCGTCAAAAGTTACTGGTGTAGAAGTATTTCACTTAAGCCAAACAACCAACGATCCTATTTATGACTTTGGTTTTTCAAAAAGTCCTGATGAAACGTTAGAAAAGTGGGGAAAAGAGCTTACCTACAAACGTTTTATTCATAGGATACGAACCAATAAGCCTGATATCCTCTTCACATCATTTTTAGATGTTGACACTCAACATGGACACCACAGAGCAATTAATCAACTTACCAGAAAAGCTTTTGAAGACGCGGCAGATCCAACCGTATTTCCAGAGCAACTTGAAGAAGAAGGCCTTTCTACTTGGCAAGTGAAAAAATTGTACCTCCCAGCTGAAGAAGAAAATGCAACTACATCGATAGAAATTGGGATTTATGATCCTATTTATGGTATGACATACCCACAACTTGGTGAAAAGTCTCGTTACCTCCATAAGAGTCAAGGAATGGGAAATGACATTCCAGCAGAACCCGAGACAATTAACTTAAGGCTTGCAAAGTCAGTTAAGGACATTCCTGCCGAAGAAGACCTTTTTGATGGACTAGCTTACGACTTCTCAGAAATTGCAAGTCAATTAAATTCTAAACCATTACGCGCAAAACTTAATCATTTTCAAAAGACACTCGAGAAGGTTATCGACCAATATCCAAATCGTGATAAGGCTATGAAACAAGCACATATGGCACTTCACGAAGCAAGAAAATTAGAATCTAAAATAACGAATAGTGAATTACAAGAAAAAGTAAAAGAAGACATCTTGTTTCGGATAGATGTAAAACAACAACAACTTGCTGATGTAAGTAAAGTTGCTTCTAACCTAAAAGTTGAGACTGTAGTAGAAGACGCTACGCTCGTTCAAAATGAACAAACAAAGGTTACTGTTTCGCTTGAAAATAAAGGTAAGCATTCTCTGAAAGATGTTAGCGCGACGTTAAGTCTTCCAGAAGGATGGACAATAAATGATATACCAAAACCATTTCGTTTAAATGCTGGGGAAAAAAGGACCATTGAATTTACTGTTAATGTTCCCGCTGATTCCGGTTACTTTAAACCATATGATAAGCCTGTAATTCATTCAGAAGTAACTTATTCGGTAGGACCAACAGCGGTTGAACAGAGTTATCAAACAGACCCTACTGTCGCGATCATGCCAGACGTTTCCGTGCAAGTTAATCCGAATAAATTAGTAGTTAATACGTTGGACGTTCCAGAACAGATTACCGTAGATTCTGAGGTCAAAAATAACACGGATGGAGAGCTTGATGCATCTGTTAGGCTAGAAGTTCCAGAAGGATGGACAGTTGAGCCGGAATCAGCACCTGTTACTTTTGAGAATGAGGGTGAAACCAAAACCGTTTCGTTTACCGTATCTCCTAGTTCTGATGTCAACAAAGGTGAATTTTCTATCAATCCAATCGTAAATGCAAATGGAAAATCATTGAGTACTTATGTACAGAAAATTCAATATGACCATATTGATACTTCCTACTACCTCTACCCTGCAAAGGTTGAGGGGGTTGCGTTTGATTTAAACTTGCCTGAAACGTTGAAAGTAGGATATATCGATAGTGGATTTGATAAAGTCGCGGGACGATTGCAAGGTATTGGAATGGATGTTACTAAATTAGAGCAAGAAGATCTCCAGTCCGGTGATCTCTCTAAATATGATACCATTGTGACCGGTGTCAGAGCGTATCTTTCTCGCGAAGATTTAAGAACGAATAATGAGCGGTTATTACAATACGTTGAAGACGGGGGACACCTTGTTGTTCAATATAATAAACCGTGGGATAACTGGGACCCTGAGAAAACAAGCCCATACAAGCTCGTTATAGGCCAGCCGTCCATCGAATGGCGTGTAACGAAGGAAGAAGCCGAGGTAAACGTGCTTAAGCCTAATCATCCATTTTTTAATTATCCAAACAATATAACCAAAAGTGATTGGTCCAACTGGGTCCAGGAACGTGGTTTATATTTTCCGATGGAATGGGATGACAGATTTGAAACGTTTGTTAGTATGGCCGATCCGAATGAAGAACCATTTAACGGTGGTATTTTGATGGCCGATTACGGTGAAGGAACATACTTGTATACAAATCTTGTCTGGTACCGACAAATTCAAAATCAAGTACCTGGTGGATATCGCATTTTCAGCAATCTAGTAAGCTATCCATTGCATGAAGAATAA
- a CDS encoding sugar-binding transcriptional regulator, whose translation MLNWEERRLMVKVAKLYYFEGWTQAQIAKKNGVSRPVISKLLNAAKKEGIVEIYIKDETLQTVELEQKLEKKYNLKEVIVVSTAGYAPEMAKRQLGKSAASYIANNLNQVKSLGISWGTTLLSVVEEYPYERRSDIHIVPIVGGMGSNYVHLHSNQLAFHLAQKMNASCSYLYAPAMVENDDLKERLVNTKDIAHVLEEGRNVEMAVVGLGNPFKSSTMEKIGYLEEEDLLSLRKAGAVGDISSRFFDAVGNQIDHPLNNQVIGLNLEEIKNIPEVIGIVEGSYKLESIEAALIGGYLNVLITDDRTAQALVND comes from the coding sequence ATGCTGAATTGGGAAGAAAGACGGTTAATGGTCAAAGTAGCTAAGTTATACTATTTTGAAGGGTGGACTCAGGCACAGATTGCAAAGAAGAACGGTGTTTCTCGTCCTGTGATCTCAAAGCTTTTAAATGCTGCCAAAAAAGAAGGAATTGTTGAAATATATATTAAGGATGAGACACTGCAAACGGTTGAACTGGAACAGAAGCTAGAGAAGAAGTATAACCTGAAGGAAGTAATCGTTGTTTCTACAGCTGGTTATGCTCCTGAAATGGCTAAACGGCAGCTTGGTAAATCGGCGGCTTCCTACATAGCTAATAACCTAAACCAGGTGAAGAGTCTTGGTATTTCCTGGGGAACGACGCTTTTGTCAGTTGTCGAAGAATATCCATATGAACGAAGAAGTGATATTCATATCGTACCAATAGTCGGTGGGATGGGTAGTAATTATGTACATTTACATTCGAATCAGCTAGCATTTCATTTAGCACAAAAAATGAATGCTTCCTGTTCCTATCTATATGCCCCAGCAATGGTGGAGAACGATGATTTGAAAGAAAGACTTGTAAATACAAAGGATATTGCACATGTACTGGAGGAAGGTCGAAATGTTGAAATGGCTGTAGTCGGTCTTGGAAATCCTTTTAAAAGTTCGACAATGGAAAAAATCGGATACCTGGAGGAGGAAGATTTACTATCTCTACGAAAGGCTGGAGCTGTGGGGGATATTAGTTCTCGCTTTTTTGATGCAGTTGGTAATCAAATTGATCATCCTTTAAATAACCAGGTTATTGGGTTAAACTTAGAAGAAATAAAAAATATCCCAGAAGTAATTGGAATTGTAGAAGGATCATATAAGCTAGAAAGCATTGAAGCTGCATTGATTGGTGGATATTTGAATGTGTTAATAACCGATGACCGGACAGCCCAGGCATTAGTTAATGATTAA
- a CDS encoding sulfurtransferase: MVKTTQGPIVSTEWVVQHKNDNDIQVVEVDVDTSAYDSGHIEGAIAWNWTTQLNDQIRRDILDRGQMEQLLGQSGISPDTTVVLYGDNNNWFAAYAYWQLKLYGHEKIELMDGGRVKWEKESRKYTNDIPKVTPTKYKAKSADPSMRALQPDVMEAVKNAQPLVDVRSPEEYSGEVIAPAGMNETAQRGGHIPHAVNIPWKEVTNEDGTFKSLEELEGLYAKNGITSDKPIITYCRIGERSAHTWFVLHELLNFSKVRNYDGSWTEWGSMVGVPIDKSN, encoded by the coding sequence ATGGTTAAAACTACACAGGGCCCTATCGTTTCAACAGAATGGGTTGTTCAGCACAAAAATGATAACGATATTCAAGTGGTAGAGGTAGATGTTGACACAAGTGCCTATGACTCGGGACATATTGAAGGGGCAATTGCTTGGAACTGGACAACACAGTTAAACGATCAGATACGAAGGGATATTCTTGACCGTGGACAGATGGAACAGTTGTTAGGTCAGTCAGGCATCTCACCTGATACAACCGTTGTGTTATACGGAGATAACAATAATTGGTTTGCCGCTTATGCATACTGGCAGCTAAAACTTTATGGGCATGAAAAAATAGAGCTTATGGACGGCGGTCGTGTAAAATGGGAAAAGGAATCCCGTAAGTATACGAATGATATACCTAAAGTAACACCGACTAAATATAAAGCAAAAAGCGCTGATCCTTCCATGAGAGCTCTGCAACCAGATGTTATGGAGGCTGTTAAAAACGCTCAACCACTTGTCGATGTGCGCAGCCCAGAGGAATACAGCGGTGAGGTTATTGCACCAGCCGGTATGAATGAAACAGCACAACGAGGCGGACATATTCCTCATGCTGTCAACATTCCATGGAAAGAAGTTACTAATGAAGATGGCACTTTCAAATCGCTAGAAGAACTCGAAGGTTTATATGCCAAAAATGGGATTACATCAGATAAACCTATTATTACGTATTGCCGTATTGGCGAAAGATCTGCTCACACTTGGTTCGTCCTACATGAACTTCTCAACTTCAGCAAAGTGAGAAACTACGATGGATCATGGACAGAATGGGGAAGCATGGTGGGTGTACCTATTGATAAGTCAAATTAA
- a CDS encoding alcohol dehydrogenase catalytic domain-containing protein, with protein MMNVVALTDKETLEFQERIFPTIDDNEILIKVHATGVCGSDLRIYQNGDNRVDYPRVIGHEIAGEIVESGKNITRFQIGDRVTLGAHIPCGECLFCQKNQGHHCIQEKSVGYHIDGGFSEYVVLPKTFVEHGSIQKIADTTSFELASLSEPFSCVLSGLYEANVTPGDTVVVYGAGAIGCMYIAAAKKMGAASVIAVQRSAPRRKKASEFGADIVIDPSTTTVDEKVKTATEGYGADVVIVTAPSPAVQREALEVVKKTGSVLYFAGIKHVKDMEVNTNHIIYKQLNVVGTHGAPRTLHLEAVKWIDQGLIDFPSLITHTFPLKETEKAFQTAINKEGLKCVVTP; from the coding sequence ATGATGAATGTAGTTGCTCTAACAGATAAGGAAACATTAGAATTTCAAGAACGAATTTTCCCGACCATCGATGATAACGAAATTTTAATAAAGGTTCATGCTACGGGAGTATGTGGCTCCGATTTACGAATCTATCAAAACGGTGATAACCGAGTTGATTATCCAAGAGTTATCGGCCATGAAATTGCTGGTGAAATTGTTGAATCAGGAAAGAATATTACTAGATTCCAAATTGGTGATAGAGTAACACTGGGGGCTCATATCCCCTGTGGTGAATGTCTATTTTGTCAAAAGAATCAAGGACATCATTGTATTCAAGAGAAATCAGTCGGTTACCACATTGACGGAGGCTTCTCTGAATATGTGGTCTTACCAAAAACGTTTGTTGAACACGGATCCATTCAAAAAATTGCTGACACGACCTCCTTTGAATTAGCAAGCTTATCAGAACCCTTCTCCTGTGTATTGAGCGGGCTGTATGAGGCAAATGTAACACCCGGAGATACTGTTGTCGTATATGGTGCCGGTGCGATTGGTTGTATGTATATTGCAGCAGCAAAAAAAATGGGAGCAGCAAGTGTGATTGCTGTACAACGGTCTGCACCAAGACGGAAAAAAGCCTCAGAATTTGGGGCGGACATCGTCATTGACCCAAGTACCACCACTGTTGATGAGAAGGTTAAAACGGCTACTGAGGGTTATGGTGCTGATGTTGTTATCGTCACTGCCCCTTCACCTGCTGTACAAAGAGAAGCACTTGAAGTAGTTAAAAAAACTGGAAGTGTACTGTACTTTGCCGGAATAAAACATGTAAAAGATATGGAAGTTAATACGAATCATATTATTTACAAACAATTAAATGTTGTTGGCACACACGGCGCACCTCGGACCCTCCATTTAGAAGCCGTGAAGTGGATCGACCAAGGGCTAATCGACTTTCCATCTTTGATTACGCATACTTTTCCATTAAAAGAGACGGAAAAGGCTTTTCAAACAGCTATAAATAAAGAAGGACTTAAATGTGTCGTAACGCCATAG